A single region of the Candidatus Methanomethylicota archaeon genome encodes:
- a CDS encoding monomethylamine:corrinoid methyltransferase: protein MSYKIDEITKRAFEGNYMEEKDFDILLMKKCRELVKEYDIKFNPNEIITTDDSMADDVFEAGFKLFLELGFYCQTTRRCIKFDESEIKYELKNLPESITIGEGKDAVKMYLRKIEDNKPPIIHSGPTGTLCSEGDIYIKTLRSYAQELVIDSIGAGTLATIDGFKIRKGTPQEFRAARILARWARQAITDAGRPGMHINDIAVVSPEAKICALDPYNGIRKTDGLIVAQMVELKTSFSHLSLVEHLMSYGCFIGNLMTPILGGYAGGPEGTAIVTIAEHLAGVLCYNAHYHYLSLTNVKNLNGTDRRGLWTISIVGQALARNTKIMSVFDCYCAAGPGTEILLREAAAGGVAATVSGLHLMGCGSCGGKLMDHATGLEARLLKEVGLASTGMKRENANDFLNKWIPLYEEWLDITKAPKGKTFQELYDLTVVKPKEEWMNIYNKIKEELKDFGIII, encoded by the coding sequence TTGAGTTATAAGATTGATGAAATTACTAAAAGAGCTTTTGAAGGAAATTACATGGAAGAAAAGGACTTTGATATTCTTTTAATGAAAAAATGTAGAGAATTAGTAAAAGAATATGATATAAAATTTAATCCTAATGAAATTATTACAACTGATGATTCAATGGCTGATGATGTATTTGAAGCTGGTTTTAAATTATTTTTAGAATTAGGATTTTATTGTCAAACTACAAGAAGATGTATAAAATTTGATGAAAGTGAAATAAAATATGAATTAAAAAATTTACCAGAAAGTATTACTATTGGAGAAGGAAAAGATGCTGTAAAAATGTATTTAAGAAAAATTGAAGATAATAAACCTCCAATAATTCATAGTGGACCTACAGGAACTCTTTGTAGTGAAGGCGATATTTATATAAAAACACTTAGAAGTTATGCTCAAGAATTAGTTATAGATTCTATTGGAGCTGGAACTTTAGCTACTATAGATGGATTTAAAATAAGAAAAGGCACTCCTCAAGAATTTAGAGCTGCTAGAATTTTAGCAAGATGGGCTAGACAAGCTATAACTGATGCAGGAAGACCTGGAATGCATATAAATGATATAGCAGTAGTCAGTCCTGAAGCTAAGATATGTGCTTTAGATCCATATAATGGTATACGTAAAACTGATGGATTAATAGTTGCTCAAATGGTTGAACTTAAAACTAGTTTTTCACATTTATCATTAGTAGAACATTTAATGAGTTATGGTTGTTTTATAGGAAATCTCATGACTCCAATTTTAGGAGGATATGCTGGAGGTCCTGAAGGAACTGCAATTGTTACTATTGCAGAACATTTAGCTGGAGTTCTATGCTATAATGCACATTATCATTATCTAAGCTTAACAAATGTTAAAAATTTAAATGGAACTGATAGAAGAGGATTATGGACAATAAGTATTGTTGGACAAGCTCTTGCAAGAAATACAAAAATAATGAGTGTTTTTGATTGTTATTGTGCTGCTGGACCAGGCACAGAGATTTTATTAAGAGAAGCAGCTGCAGGAGGTGTTGCTGCAACTGTAAGTGGATTACATTTAATGGGATGTGGCTCATGTGGAGGAAAATTAATGGATCATGCAACTGGACTTGAAGCAAGATTATTAAAAGAAGTAGGTTTGGCTTCAACTGGAATGAAAAGGGAAAATGCTAATGATTTTCTAAATAAATGGATACCATTATATGAAGAATGGTTAGATATAACAAAAGCACCAAAAGGAAAAACTTTTCAAGAACTCTATGACTTAACAGTAGTAAAACCAAAAGAAGAGTGGATGAATATTTATAATAAAATAAAAGAAGAATTAAAAGACTTTGGAATAATTATATAA
- a CDS encoding ABC transporter permease, which yields MIELIIGLLATTMATSTVLILASLGETIVERGGILNLGIEGIMLIGAFSGFIGAYFTKNLWIGLLMAIIGGILIAIIFGFLIIKLNLNQVISGLAINLLTYGLCLYFFRYIFSQGALPYLSELITPIPIPFLSQIPIIGPIFFNQTIFVYIAFISTPIVYYLLFKTSFGLRLRAIGEDPSIAYRLGIKVDKLRFIALILEGIFVGMAGGMLCISMFNVFDVRITGAKGFVAISIVILGRWNPIGAFGGALIFGFTEALSLWIGTLIVGPLSASMSQLLSILPYSVAIIALLIGGRRAKGPASLGSIFLKE from the coding sequence ATGATAGAATTAATAATAGGACTTTTAGCAACAACAATGGCTACTTCTACTGTATTAATCTTAGCTTCTTTAGGAGAAACAATTGTTGAAAGAGGGGGTATTTTAAATTTAGGTATAGAAGGAATTATGCTAATTGGTGCTTTTTCAGGATTTATTGGAGCATATTTTACTAAAAATCTTTGGATAGGCTTATTAATGGCAATTATTGGAGGAATTTTAATAGCAATAATTTTTGGATTTTTAATTATAAAATTAAATTTAAATCAAGTTATATCTGGATTAGCTATAAATTTACTAACTTATGGTCTTTGTCTTTATTTCTTTAGATATATATTCTCTCAAGGAGCATTACCATATTTAAGTGAATTAATAACTCCTATTCCTATTCCATTTTTAAGTCAAATACCAATTATTGGACCTATTTTCTTTAATCAAACAATATTTGTATATATTGCTTTTATTTCAACTCCCATAGTTTATTATTTATTATTTAAAACTTCTTTTGGCCTTCGTTTAAGAGCTATTGGAGAAGATCCTAGTATAGCTTATAGACTTGGAATTAAAGTTGATAAATTAAGATTTATTGCTCTTATTTTAGAAGGAATTTTTGTTGGAATGGCAGGTGGAATGTTATGTATATCTATGTTTAATGTATTTGATGTAAGAATAACTGGAGCAAAAGGATTTGTAGCAATATCTATCGTAATTCTTGGTAGATGGAATCCAATTGGAGCTTTTGGAGGAGCTCTAATATTTGGATTTACTGAAGCACTTTCATTATGGATTGGAACATTAATTGTAGGTCCTTTATCAGCATCTATGAGTCAATTATTAAGTATACTTCCATATTCAGTTGCAATTATAGCATTATTAATAGGTGGAAGGAGAGCAAAAGGACCAGCTTCTCTAGGATCTATATTTTTAAAAGAATAA
- a CDS encoding ABC transporter permease: MELNLKPLYRAVLAIALTFLATSILFIFTGANPFLAFYYIFHGAFGNELLIIETLVRTSPILLISLGLAISFKCKVWNIGAEGQLYIGAMLGTIAALFMGEFFLTLPIAIIFSILGGAAWASIPAFMKAKLGINEVITTFLMNYVAINLVQWLLAFPFKSPETLFPESSRIPYSAIFPIIINHTRFHLGILITFIIILPLIYFLMMKTTFGFKLKVVGENPEAAKYSGISVSTTIFMALVISGALAGMAGFFEVAGIQYRMRPTISPGYGYTGIVIALLGQNHPIGITLASIFIAAIINGASTMSRILNQPQGIVDFIQGMLIIMVLASEIILRYLEKREVIKT; this comes from the coding sequence ATGGAATTAAACTTAAAACCACTTTATAGAGCAGTATTAGCAATTGCTTTAACTTTTTTAGCAACATCAATTTTATTTATATTCACAGGAGCTAATCCTTTTCTTGCATTTTATTATATATTTCATGGAGCATTTGGAAATGAATTATTAATAATTGAAACTCTTGTGAGAACATCTCCTATATTATTAATTTCTTTAGGATTGGCAATATCTTTTAAATGTAAAGTATGGAATATTGGTGCTGAAGGTCAGTTATATATAGGTGCTATGTTAGGAACAATAGCAGCTCTATTTATGGGTGAATTTTTTTTAACTTTACCTATTGCAATAATTTTTTCAATTTTAGGAGGGGCGGCTTGGGCTTCTATACCTGCTTTTATGAAAGCTAAACTTGGAATTAATGAAGTAATAACAACATTTTTAATGAATTATGTTGCAATAAATTTAGTTCAATGGTTATTAGCTTTTCCTTTTAAAAGTCCAGAAACATTATTTCCAGAATCTTCGAGAATTCCTTATTCTGCTATTTTTCCAATTATAATTAATCATACACGTTTTCATTTAGGAATATTAATTACTTTTATTATAATACTTCCATTGATTTACTTTCTAATGATGAAAACAACTTTTGGTTTTAAATTAAAAGTAGTAGGAGAAAATCCTGAAGCTGCTAAATATAGTGGAATAAGTGTTAGTACTACAATATTCATGGCATTAGTAATTAGTGGAGCTTTAGCAGGAATGGCTGGATTTTTTGAAGTAGCTGGAATTCAATATAGAATGAGACCAACAATATCTCCTGGTTATGGATATACTGGAATAGTAATAGCACTTTTAGGTCAAAATCATCCAATTGGAATAACACTTGCTTCTATATTTATTGCTGCTATAATTAATGGAGCTTCTACAATGTCTAGAATATTAAATCAACCACAAGGAATTGTAGATTTTATTCAAGGAATGTTAATAATAATGGTATTAGCATCTGAAATAATTTTAAGATATTTAGAGAAAAGAGAGGTGATTAAAACATGA
- a CDS encoding ABC transporter ATP-binding protein codes for MSNPFFSNDIVLYVKDIRKVYPNGVIANDNVSFSLIKGEIHSILGENGAGKTTLIKIISGCITPDSGEIYVNGKKVNIKNPIDAINLKIGVVHQHFTLIPSFTVVENIALSLPLKFKLDLEEVKKKIEEISSSLNLNINPDAKIEELPVGIRQRVEIIKILCQDADILIFDEPTSVLTPIEVKELFNMIRKLKSMGKSIILITHKVKEALSISDRITIMRKGKVIKTLIPSETNEDELAFLIVGETRPTFKFQESHLGEPLLIVKNLKVLGDRKEVAVNDVSFTLYAGEILGIAGVAGNGQKELVEALTGLRKAESGSIFFKNNELINKSPKFIIRNGIAYIPEDRLNRGVVLNLSVAENLILKSFDKPPYSKNIIMNKNMIENFAKNLINIFGIVTPNTQIAVRNLSGGNIQKIIVARELSNHAKVLIAENPSAGLDVKSTEILHQILFDLKTKGIGILLISADLDEILKLSDRILVMFNGRIVGEFNRNNIDIHEISKLMLGII; via the coding sequence ATGTCAAATCCTTTTTTTTCTAATGATATTGTTTTATATGTAAAAGATATTAGAAAAGTTTATCCAAATGGAGTAATTGCAAATGATAATGTTTCTTTTTCATTAATTAAAGGAGAAATTCATTCAATATTAGGAGAAAATGGTGCAGGAAAAACTACACTTATAAAAATAATTTCTGGTTGTATTACTCCAGATTCAGGTGAAATATATGTAAATGGAAAAAAAGTTAATATTAAAAATCCAATAGATGCTATTAATTTAAAAATTGGAGTAGTACATCAACATTTTACTCTTATTCCATCATTTACAGTTGTTGAAAATATTGCATTATCTCTTCCATTAAAATTTAAATTAGATTTAGAAGAAGTAAAAAAGAAAATAGAAGAAATTTCTTCTTCTCTTAATTTAAATATAAATCCAGATGCAAAAATAGAAGAATTACCTGTTGGAATAAGACAAAGAGTAGAAATTATTAAAATATTATGTCAAGATGCAGATATTTTAATATTTGATGAACCTACTTCAGTTCTTACACCAATAGAAGTTAAAGAATTATTTAATATGATAAGAAAATTAAAATCCATGGGTAAATCAATAATTTTAATAACTCATAAAGTTAAAGAAGCTCTTTCTATAAGTGATAGAATTACTATTATGAGAAAAGGTAAAGTTATAAAAACTCTTATTCCAAGTGAAACTAATGAAGATGAATTAGCTTTTTTAATTGTTGGAGAAACACGTCCTACTTTTAAATTTCAAGAATCTCATTTAGGAGAGCCTTTATTAATAGTAAAGAATTTGAAAGTATTAGGAGATAGAAAAGAAGTAGCTGTAAATGATGTTAGTTTTACTCTTTATGCAGGTGAAATTCTTGGAATAGCAGGAGTTGCTGGAAATGGTCAAAAAGAGCTTGTTGAAGCATTAACTGGACTTAGAAAAGCAGAATCTGGTTCAATATTTTTTAAAAATAATGAATTAATAAATAAATCACCAAAATTTATAATAAGAAATGGAATTGCTTACATACCAGAAGATCGATTGAATAGAGGAGTAGTTCTTAATCTAAGTGTAGCTGAAAATTTAATACTTAAAAGTTTTGATAAACCTCCCTATAGCAAAAACATAATTATGAATAAAAATATGATAGAAAATTTTGCTAAAAATTTAATAAATATTTTTGGAATTGTGACTCCAAATACTCAAATTGCAGTAAGAAATCTTTCAGGTGGAAATATTCAAAAAATTATTGTTGCAAGAGAACTTTCTAATCATGCTAAAGTATTAATAGCTGAAAATCCAAGTGCAGGTCTTGATGTAAAATCTACAGAAATTCTACATCAAATACTATTTGATTTAAAAACTAAAGGAATTGGTATTCTTTTAATTTCTGCAGATTTAGATGAAATTTTAAAATTAAGTGATAGAATTCTTGTTATGTTTAATGGTAGAATAGTTGGAGAATTTAATAGGAATAATATTGATATACATGAAATTTCAAAATTAATGCTTGGAATTATTTAG